From Callithrix jacchus isolate 240 chromosome 15, calJac240_pri, whole genome shotgun sequence, one genomic window encodes:
- the C15H3orf18 gene encoding uncharacterized protein C3orf18 homolog, with amino-acid sequence MNSRTAPARGWFSSRPPTSESDLEPATDGPASETTTLSPEATTFNDTRIPDAAGGAAGVGTMLLSFGIITVIGLAVALVLYIRKKKRLEKLHHQLMPMYNFDPTEEQDELEQELLEHGRDTASMQAATAVQAIQGKTTLPSQGPLQRPSRLVFTDMANAIHA; translated from the exons ATGAACTCCAGGACTGCACCTGCTAGGGGCTGGTTCAGCAGCCGCCCACCCACCTCTGAGTCTGACTTGGAACCTGCCACAGATGGTCCAGCCTCCGAGACCACTACCCTCAGCCCAGAGGCCACCACCTTTAATGACACCAGAATCCCTGATGCGGCTGGTGGCGCGGCCGGCGTGGGTACCATGCTTCTGTCCTTTGGGATCATCACGGTGATAGGCCTGGCCGTGGCCCTG GTTTTGTACATCAGGAAGAAGAAGAG GCTGGAGAAGCTACACCACCAGCTCATGCCCATGTACAACTTCGACCCCACGGAGGAACAAGATGAGTTGGAGCAGGAGCTGCTGGAGCATGGGCGGGACACCGCCTCCATGCAGGCTGCCACCGCTGTGCAGGCCATTCAGGGCAAG ACTACTCTGCCCTCCCAGGGCCCACTGCAGAGGCCCAGCCGGCTGGTGTTTACCGACATGGCCAACGCCATCCATGCATGA